Within Lytechinus variegatus isolate NC3 chromosome 15, Lvar_3.0, whole genome shotgun sequence, the genomic segment atttcatttgtcatATTTATCCTCAAGACGATGCTAGATGATAATAGATTCCTAGAATCCTTGTATGAAAGAGATTTGAGCCTGTAAACCTTAGTGGGCCAAAATGATTTCTGTAACCAAGTTTTATTTTCCTATTTCAATTTCACGAAGGGAAAGGCGATCATAATTAACTTTGTTTAATGAATGTCTGGTTTTATAAGATGTTTTTAATATCCAAATACAGAGACATCACTTCAGCCCAGCTGAAGAGGTTGCCACCTGATGTGTTTATCGGAATGCATCGACTGGTCAAGATGTGAGTGTCAAAGAGATTATGTAGTAAGGATGCTGTGACTATAATAAAGCAACATCATCAACACTACCACAAATACTACTTTAACAACAACATCAGCtcctgctgctactactgctatttCAATTTCTACCACttcaacaacaactactactactactactaattctgctgctgctacttcttcttctactactactactactactattacttctactattactactattactactactactactactactactactactactactactactactactactactactactactactactactactactactactttactTCTACCACTTCtaccacaacaacaacaacaacaactaaaacaataacaacaactactactgctgctgctgccacttcttctactattactactactactactactactactactactactactactactactactactactactactactactactactactattaatactactgctgctgttgctgctgctgctactactactacgactctactactactactaccactactactcgggctactactactactactactactactactactactactactactactctactactactatactactaccacCTACCACTACCTACTACTACCTACTTCAACTTCTACCACttcaacaacaactactactacaactgctgctgctgctacttcttcttctacttctactattacaaCTACTCAAACTATTATACATTGTATTTGGATTTTATCATTACCATTCCGTAGCTGCATTGAAACAGTAACTACCAGTTTAATCAATAATACTGACATTATTATGGCAAGTCGGGTAGCTTGGGGCCGGAATTGGGGTTGTCTGTGGGCATCATAATATCTTCAATTGCGATTGGTCCCTTGTATCTATGTCCTTTTTCTCTAGCATTGCAAGTAATAACAGCCTAACTTATCTTGAACGTGGGACATTCCGAGGACTACACAAGTTGAGATTATTGTAagtaattcattattattttcatataataaagaaTACTAATAAGGCTTACAAATAAACAAAGACGTGTATTTGATGTAGAATATAacgaaataattcaatttaatatATTTACTGAACAGTATGAATACACTGCGTTTCTACACTTACAAAAACATCACACCTTTCGTTAGAATCAGAAGAATGTGTCCTAAGTGCTTGCAAATTGGCCTAAAAGTTTGCATTGAAGCATAGAAACTTGTATGACGAATGAAAGGTTTATTACAATGTCGTCTTCTTCAATTAAAATGCGATCTCAAACAGGTACCTAGATTTGAACAAAATCTCGCGGCTTGACGAGGGTTGTTTTATGGATCTTCACAGCCTATTCTTCATGTAAGTTTCATCTGAATAACTAactaaataatttgaaataaaatccttccctttttcatttttattcgtTTGTTAATATATTATTCATGCAAAAGTAATCCgaatatttctttcattattactttCCTTTTATCTGCtacatttgtaaattttgtctTTTAATCAATCGATCAACAAACtaatctttattttgtcatTCTTTTAGCTTTGTgttcatcatttcaaaagttgTTAAAATATTACTTATAATTTTTACCTAAATTAGGTGAATAATCctgacaaaatataattatatggtATAAATAACTACTCCAATCAAAATTAAACTTCAAAACAAGATCAAAGGCAgaacccaacccccccccccgggaagtGGGAACTCCTCCTATTTCCCCTCTCTGTCAGTCTCTTTTTCCATACCCCCCTTATCAAACCAGTTCTGAGTTTAATTCATTATACTACTGAACTTCCGCAGAAGTGGTTTTGtaacttacaaaaaaaaaaatcttttttatattttcttgtaataaattgaatatattttttaactgtATGATTATGACgacaatgatggtgatcatttatctaatatttttgaattcattgctcttcatcatcattccaGAGGACTGAATCAGAATCCACTTGGCAGTATTAGGCCTGGAACTTTTCGAGAGCTCGGAGATTCTTTAGAACGTCTGTAAGGATAAACCAGTCTACTATAACAAAATTatactttctttaatttttcagGAGTGAACAGTGTGTCTTTTAATCTGCAAGTAGATTCGGCACTATAAAGTGTGTcccgcaaaaaaaaaatcaaaactgaGATTTAACAACgatttttcataattaaatCACAAATACAACAGACAAATGACCTCTATTTGTAAAGCTTAGAGTCTCCTCTTTAAGCTTGTATAACATAGATTGCCCATTAAAGCATGAATGAGTAAATACAAtctgaagaaaggataccaaaaatcatttggcgggggggggggtatctgaatcACAAAAAATGAATCACATGCCTAAATGTCAATATCTGCTccttaatttgatacctcaaccACACTACCACAGACAGAAAATAGTCAAGAAAGAAATAGCAAAGTTCTGTTTCTTtcaaacaatgcttgtatttccataatttagtTGGTTTCAAAAGGTTTCCAACCGAAGCTATCACAAAAACAAAGGCCTATATTCATGGATGATCATTAACAAAAGGTAGTGTCGAGTAAGTCTAAAAACCTAACCTACAAAACCTCTTCCTTTTCAAGCCTAGTTTAAATAGACATAATTTTTATGAGACTCACTGTATAAAGGCCATAACAATTATGAATATTGTgcgtggtgatgataatggtggtggtgatgattattactatttcttgtttataataacaatattaatttCTATTACATTGTCCGTGATTATACACCTAACTGTAAATTTGACTGTGGTTTTGTGATTGTAAAATTAAAGAATTTctttgtggaaaataaaattaaactgACAAATTCACTGCATGGTGTCAATCCGGGACGCCATActattcaagggggggggggggtggatcaAACAATATATCAACCCTTTTCAACAATAGATTCACACCACAAATCGACACCCATGGACTAATTGAATAGAATTGTCTTGTCCTCtatcaaaaacataattgtaattttgttttctaggATTTTACGAAACAACAGTATCACATCAATAAATTCCAGTTTGTTTGATGGAATTGGACAAAAGCTGCTACGTCTGTAAGTAAATCACATATTAATTCTTTCGAgaaattttgtcttatttccgATTTTGCAACAAAACACATTCTTTTTGTCTAGTCCATGAGATAAGTTaacagtaaaaatatattaaaaaaatagaatattaatAATGTTTGAGTAACGTACAACACCAAAGGGCaacatagaaaaagagaaatagaaaacaatgaatatgaaaaatgtcAGTATTAAATGGATGGGGCTACTAAAAAGCTAAGCTTGCATCCTTCCATAAACCTAatgcaatttcaatttatttaatttgcataaattggGAAAAATGAATAGTGAAATTCCGAAACAAAAATTTTCTTACAAATGCTTGCCATTTAAAACCAATATTTACAAGAGTTTAATGCACATACTTACTACCTGATATCTATGCCTTATGGTTTTTATGCGTTTTGGCGTGAGCTTTTATATTCTACTTGTaaaatatttccatttccaaaatcttacaatttttatttccttgtctttttttttttttagaaacgtCCAAGATAATCCCATTTCGGAGGTTGCACCGGGTTCCTTTACCAATCTTACTAATGTGACAAGTTTGTAAGTAAACCTtaggatgataatgataaatatatgaatacaataccagaaattaatttattatcatCAGCAATCagattcagttcatttatttatgtaatcATTTTGGTGGAATTAcacattaattttaattttcaattaattaataattattcaacaaaagtaaaattctaatatTATACACATAAACATTAAACATTATACACGTATCATATAACTGATATTGTAGGAACGTATATAGCGATTGTATTCTAAAGCATCTTAATGAATTGCAATGATCAGTTTTATTGAATTACTCTACCATGCAGAATAATTTTGTTACTTATACAAGcaaaaattaaatgaactatTTCTGTTCTTGAAGATTTGTTTATTAATACATCAATTAAAAATGGAAGGTTTccattaaaataatatttgaagaAGAGAAATACTGATTCACCTTATGATCAGTCTGAGTTTGTCTATATGACAACTTGGAGAAGATCAATCACAAAGACCAAGCTTGAAAAGGCCAAATTGGTTTTAAATCACCAAGACAACATTACGACTGCATTATtcaattcgcttttattctatgGTAGCGCcatcacagatttgaacataaatATCCATACGATGATGCGAAAATTCAACTTTGGACAGTACAGTAAGAagttccatgtctcaatattccCTATATTCGCATCAAGTTTTACTACATATTATTCCAAACTTGGATCGCAGACTAAACATAATTTGTGCGATAGCTTTAATGCTACttcctgattggctggaagtgATAGCGAGCGGACATACATAAAGCCATTGGCTTGTCTAATCCTAAAGGTTGAATAATCACACAGACCAATCAGATTATGAGGTGTAATGTCCTGAGCAGTAGGCTTACCTGGTATTACTCTCCAACTAAATTCATATAGGTCTTTGATGCTAACACCCCCAGCTCCAATCCATCTATATCCTGGATTCTATGATGGGCTGGAAAGTCTTGAAACAGTGTAAGTTCTTCACATTTACTTGTCTTTCCTTCAATCTCATGTGAtaacatatattataatttttttttttttttttatttattcattttccaacacATGGGCTGGATAGCCCTCTTCAGCCTAGCGGCTGTTCTTCTGAGGGGTccagaatgaaagaaaatagtactactgctgctactaacttcttcctcttcttcttctaactcttcttctccacctccacctccttctactactactactactactactactactactactactactactactactactactactacttacctacctacctacctaccttcctacctacctacctacctgctacttgctgctgctactgctactactactactactactactactactactactactactactactactactaccactacttctacaactactactaccactaccactactactactactactgctactaccactaccactactactatgaGAAACAATAATGACCTATACAACCTACTACTTTTCTACTTCCCAGGGACAGTGCTATGGGGTGGGGTGTCAGGAGAATACTGTCCGCTGTAATTTTCTAAGAagtaaaataagaggaaaaCAAGAGAAGaataagaggaagaaaaggggaaaagaagacTATATCACAAAAAGAAGCTTTGGCGTAACTCCGTGACGTCATACTAtttaagtgggggggggggatgaaacAATAAATCACCCTCCCTAAACAAAAGGTTCGCCACTTGGATTTATGCCAGTGCAAAAAAGTATGTATAATCAAccatatgttcattttttttaggtcaTCCTGCCCCCTATCAAAATACCTTGATGTCATCCCTCATTACTAAaatcattactactactactactactactactactactactactactactactactactactactactactactactactactactactactactactactactactactactactactactactactactactactactactactactactactactactactactactactactactactactaccacttctactaccactactactactactactacttctactaccactactacttctactacttctactactactaatactactacttctactaccactactacttctactactactactactactactactactacgactactacttctactaccactactacttctactactactgctactactactactactactactactactactgctactacttctactaccactacttctactactacgactactactactactactgctactactactactactactacttctactaccaccactactacttctactactactactactactactactactactactactactactactactactactactactactactactactacttctactaccactactacttctactactactactaatactactgctactactactactactactactgctactgctactacctactactactactagtactactactacggctgctgctactactactactactactacatttacctcatttacatttttcttgTGGCAAACACaatgaaattatcattaaaaaatataacactAACTAAAGTCAGACCCACTTGTTGTTAAggcaagaacaaaaataaacccAACAGTAATGATTATGCTGATACATTGATGTTTCCAGCTAAACATTTGAGGTTGTTCAGTTTCCTTCATATTTCAGCAATTgaaaatttttacatatttctgGGTTTTACTTGTATCCTGTTAAATTTCTTCCCCCTTGGTTTCTTGTTTTGTAGATTTGTCTATGATCAGCGGCTATGTTGTTTTCTACCATCGAATGCAAAGTGTGCCCTACAGAAACCTCCAGAGCCTCTCTTCACCTGCAGGATGACATTCCTCCACAATACTGCAATTAAGTTCTTCACCTGGTTGCTTGCCTTTGTTACTTTGTTTGGCAACACTTTCGTCCTGGTGACCAGACTGCGTTCCAAGCGCACCAACATGGTCGCTAGAATACAGTCCATCCTAATAGCCAACTTGGCCGTTGCTGACCTACTTATGGGACTCTATCTGCTGATCATAGCAAGTGCCGATGCCTACATAGGAAACTCTTACTTCTGGAAAGGTCTGGCTCATGAATGGCGGAGGAGTGGGATGTGTCGTTTTGCAGGTTTCCTTTCATTCTTGAGCAGTGAGAGCTCTGTGTTTCTCATTGTCCTCATCAGTGTTGACCGCTTCATCTGTATCGTGTTCCCCTTCTTGAAGCATCGATTCACCATCTTTACCATTCAAGTCTGTACTGGGGTAATCTGGGTGGTTGCCCTAATCCTCAGTGGCACTTCTGTGTTGCTGACTGTCCTTGATCCCGACGCCTATGACCTTAGTGATGTCTGTGTGGGCCTGCCTCTTATCCGAAAAAACATCAACCTGCAGGCGGAAGTTGACAAGGACATACTAAATACCATCGGCATAGAGGTCAAAAAGGTTGTTGCTGGTTCATCCGCTTCAACATGGCAGTATTCCGTGGCTGTCTTCCTTGGAATCAACTTCATTTGCTTCACCATCATCCTGGTGGCATACATCGCTATCTTTGCCAAGGTTCGCTTCAGCCGTGCTGCCGTTGGGCAAAAGGGATATTCTTCCAATGAAATCAGGATGGCGCTGAAGCTTTCGCTCATTGTTGCAACAGATTTCTTCTGCTGGATGCCTATCATCATTCTTGGAATCATTGTCCAGTCTGATCACGTTGTCATATCAGCTGATGTCTATGCCTGGCTCATTGCTCTGGTTCTTCCCATCAACTCAGCCATCAATCCTTACCTCTATACCATCGTTGATCACTACGTTGGCCAAGATAAATCAAGCCATACTTCAGGTAACTGTAAAACCTTTACAGAAAAGCTATGGTGTCCTTTCACTGAACAGTCATTAAAAATTCTCTGCAGACTGTGACAGCCAAATGCAGCAGAAAAATTGTACTCAAAATGGTCACAGTAATGTTACAATGATGATGTAGAGAGAAATACATAAGGTTCAAAATCCCCCAAACCAATGGTATAATGAACTAAGTATGTCAATGAAGGGAGAAAAAAGGGTTAGCAAAAATGGCTGGTTACCTTTTTCATTacttaataaaaacaattttttttttctaattcttgaATTTTAGTTCTGGAGGGTGTTTCACAGagatttaagtatgatttaAATTGCACTGAAATGCCCACATGAATctgaaataaaacatgcaatCTTATTAATCAATAAGCAGTAGTGCATGTCCtctgcatgatctgaccaaagCGGTTGTGCCTTTTGTAACGCGCCCAACTAGGCAAATATGTGCGACTCAtactttaagtcatacttaaatctttgtgaaacacccccaggtctAGTTTAGTCAGAAATAGATTTATAATATATTGGAAAGAATAatgatgtttttcttttttccaattcgtctacagGAGGATCAGGCGGATCTAGTAACTAAAGGAAACTGAACGTGCTGAGGGACCTGGGTTGGTAGAACTACAGGACACATAGAAATTGTTTGGTTTCATAACAGCCCTACACCAAACAATGCAAAATGAACTGCATGAATTGCATTGAACTATCCAAGAGCCAATGATTGCAAGATTGTGATCAgggccgtcttacaaagagttgcaataagccagttcgtagttcctttctgcgcatgatcaaaagattctacgcatgatcagaaggtcatttgtactaaagtgacatggtgctttaaaatctaatgagataagcaccaactttaatgtcttgattattcatatattcttttacatccacaaaaaaacaacaatgcttccacgaacgactggtatttcacagtttgtcaagtacattgtgcaacatgctaagatatgcatttaaagtaggaatgcaacaaataccttcattaagtgttcattggtgtgccattctagtcacctggtctattcaatttcttcatcctgctatgtaaggcaagcttacgtaatatcttgctttgaaatctgcctatcatgatgaaagaaatgaaaggtcatttgaccaaaattgcccatgaagtaactacgaactggtctattgatctgatcaaacacacctatggaaagccagctatgccaacatctaaaatgatgtatattcatacattattttcttgaatGCGGTATtaactgtgcttctctttgtttacatagGACAGTGTGCAAAAATTGCCTGTAGAATAAttcatgacattgatggattaccatatagttgagattgatcaaatcaattgcAACTGTTTGTAAGACGGGATCCAGTGATCTGTCCAAGATAGGGACAGTAGTGTTAGACTGGACACAAAAGCACCAGGTCATAGCACGTTTGGACCAAGTGCAGTTAGCAATTTAGCTCAAAtctgtatacatatatatacatgggGCTTGCCTGACAAAAGAGCTGCCAACGTGACCAAGAACATTTCactattttcaaggctgaaatcagtattttggtgaggaaattagtattgccacaggaataccatatgacaacacataaactgaaactaaagaaatcagtattttgcatgaaaccatcagtattcttctctattttcagtatgaaatatggaaaatcagtactacttggcagctctgtaacAAAGAGTTTCAAGAGAACCAAATCAAACTCAAATTGAGATTGCATATTTTGAAATCGACCTCAGATTGTGTTCGAATCATAACTACTGCACCCCTTCGAGAGATGAcccccacccaaaaaaaaagtagccCAAGGggttacaatataaaaaaagcaaCATTACTTCTCAGCTaatcaattgtttttttaatgcaaaaagtAGGGTCTGTTTAACTTCTTTTTATCAATGAATTCTTTGagaatatttgaatttcaaattttgtatatcAAGCCCCTATTCTGTTTGtgttgttgatttttgtttaaaaattatgagCATAAAAATATTATACCCCATAATTTCCATAATAGCAACTGATACTGGAGGTAATGTCTTGGAATCAAACAGATTAGATTTTTATTTGAAGCATATTTCTCAAATCTTCACTTCATATTGCCACTGAaaaacatgcaaatgagaaataAAGCCCCTTTAGATATGCATGCAGTACTAAATCCAATACtctatgtttttattataaatttcacaaaactgtccAAATAGCTCATTGCTGTTGTTTCTTTAATTGTTACTTTTTGTATGTTCGATTTGTTTGTATGTGTGTTCCATTTCTTTgttgtattatgtatatataggGGTCTGGTAagttttttctgtaaaaaaattacTCAATATCAAATAGCAATTGACATTTTCATTAGTATCAATTTTAAGATGGAGATGTTTCAAATCACTAATATTGCACTGTGGCACGGTCTGAGCAGTGCCTGAGTACAAATACAATAAAGTGATAAAATTTAAGAATTGAATTTCCAAGATGAatgaacaaatattaaaatagaATTGTGAAGTGATTGCTTTTataacatataggcctacttatttAGAATACCTATCTATAAGCTAAtcataagaaaatattttaagatAGTCAAAACTGTGAAGTAGAGTATGAAGAAGTAAAGCATCTTATagcttgttttttatataaaatgttgattatagttttcatgaatatattttgtgttAATTGCAATTAAGAATTTTGTGTATATTCCTGTAGAAAAGAAACTAAGACAATATATAAACTACACATCATCCCCACAGATAGTCTTATAGATCACATTTATTATCATACAAAAAAGATTTGCACATGATTTGATGATATAATACAAgcaaataaacataattataatttaaagaatataattaatttctaaaacatacatgtaagccaTTAGATGTTACTCTTCACTTCTATTCAATTAGAATTATATGGGAATTTCTCGTTCACTTTTTATGCAGTCAAAACAAAGTCGAGATCAACAAGTTTATGAATCATAATATcttaatataaatgaatatctCTACAAGCTAATCACATAATTTTAAGCTTTAGCTTGCGTGtttgaaatcaaatgaataaattatgcaCTAATTATCCTAACACTTCAGCTATTGTTGACTTTTGGTCATACAGATAACCTTGCATAAGTCAAACTTCTATTGGTTGAATATTTGcccaagtcaatttttttttagatcagaTTAAAGCAAGACATTGTTCAGTAtttaatatcaatattcattttcttgGTAGAATTTCTCCTTCATGGTAGGTTGAACAAATTCCTGCGGTACCAAAAGAGTTGACTGAGGCAAAGTTATCTGTAATTTTAGGCTGTATTTtatgattaataaaataatgaaaatgtatcACACACTGATTATCCTAATTTCACCTGTGTTTTTTGTGTGCCTGTGTAATAAATTTCGAAAGCTAAAGGCAACCAAAGAGCAAACTTCGCAGTGGAatgttttttcaatatatttccaCAGCAAAATAAAGTGAACTCACAGTACAACGTAAGATGGAACTTCAACAATAGGAGTTTCCATTGAAAATCTGAAAGCACTAATTcttctaaaaaaatacattgtattCTAACAGATATGATACACTTATGGTATCTTCAAATTTGCATAGTAATTTTTgacacaaaacatttatttcagtAATAAAGCATCTTCAAGGTGAaaaacatgataataaaaatcTGGATGGATTTTCAAAATTAGCACACACtaattaaattttaataaaatcacacaaaatattgctattgATAATCACTGTATAAGATTAAATCCACATCATATTCAGAcgagtcatacatgtatattaaagcCTATGTGATATACAAATTTCATCTTATAATAAAACCTTGACTGAAATCTGAATAAAAACCCCATTGAATTTCCTCCACCattttaataattcaaaaaCTCTTTCAAAAGCCACGGCAATTGCAAATTAAACCCCTCACTTATATATATTTCAGGAATTAATAAGGCCACTATAAACCGATTTCAGCTATGGTTAATCACAAGGATGTACGTATGAAATGCTCTCAAGagaatgaatttcaattttgttttaaattaatcTTTGAAACTTTCTTGCAGGTGGAACGACTGCTGATGCAGCAAGTATAAGAATTAAAGCTCATCCAGACATGTGCGACAAAGCTTTAAGCCCTACATCATATTTGTGGACAAAATTCAATGTCATATAATATGTCACAACATCGTCAAAGGGGCAACCAATTAAATCCTTTGACAAATGAAAACAAGTATGACCCATATAATCAGCCAAAAGTCACGCAGGCAGACTTATAGTGTTTAGTGTTTTTAGGAACAAGTTAAAGATCGATTTACTGAAGAAAATGAATGCCTATGGTGATATCTTGTCTAACTTTATAAATTGTATTCTTCCCACAATTATCTATGCAAAAATAGAGCTCtgcttattttctttattttttcctcttttcgaATTTCAGATTATTATACTTTAGGTCTGATAGAATTTGTTGGCATTCtgcatttcacatttttgttacTATTTAGTGtatcttttgtaaatatgtatatcttTACTTTGGTTATTTACTccaattttttgtttgcttgttttatAATGTTTTAAATGATTGCTTATGTAAGTTTATTACTTTCTGGTGGCCTATGGCCCACAAGCTAAGCTTCTTAGTAGGTCACCACGTTTCATTTCCATCTATTCTCATGGGTGTTACTAATGTTCCATTAAAAGTAGTGCatgtattatgaatattatcCTGGAATTATTTACTTTTGTTCTTTGCTACTTACTTGTATCGCAATGAtttactgttgttgttgtttaatattttcagttttgGTTTGGATTTCAAAGCACTGGTGGCAGTGTATCCATACTGTAACACTGTGGCAAGATATAAATTTTGCCTAAGATTCACTTTCATCCCCTGATTTCATCCACCATAACTACTCCACCTGCTTTAATATCCTTTCATTTGGATGATTAAAGGCCATTATCATCCATATTcatatccacaatgtgctgcactcaacccaggtgaggtatatgggtacctggcaggaatttattccttgaaacgcagcgcgcgtaacagctgcactgctgaagccagggtaattatgctgcatatactgtagagtgcttagagacttctgacaaagtaagtattaggcactatataagcaagtataattattatatttagtATTTGGTTAATTCTCATTGGGCTCAATTATCAAGTTTAAACTTCACATGATTAAAATTCATCTACAACTAGGAGCCTGTGTCATAACGGAATTTAAATCAATCATGGAAATAATTACCATGGTAGCAAGGAATCAGCATGCTATCGCAAGCAAGGTTATCATGGTGGTTTATGGAAAAGTTACCCTAACTTTAAGGCTTTAAGAAACGAACCCCAATTTGTCATGTCCCATCTTGTAATATTTTTCTAATAACTAGTTCTGCTCATCCTGTTTAATTCAATGTACttgaattaattttcaatgTACTTGGATTAATCTCCAATGTACTTGGATTAATTTTCAATGTACTTGGATTAATTTTCAATGTACTTGGATTATTCTTC encodes:
- the LOC121429257 gene encoding G-protein coupled receptor GRL101-like — its product is MLSFVLRVTATTNAEGKSNYLQCIKLHSFKMMGLLSPSSRLCLFVLFVLGINFCWSFKSTRINSSNYPSPYPSDDIQEWAVVTPPGNQTLIIVNELNLEEPWDTLTITHTSPARPVPFTSHLRTGVKGFLFKDDGITNISFCSDTRRELTGFDLEVITMDITDQDDVTVTERAGNLSHWCSTEHHQFIASDAQCNGVFECANYTDDAECFDQEFGRGCGPGFHQCMASPELCVSQERVCDGWNDCPLGDDEENCETVMCPLDCSCGESAFFGRYGPDKPQCSDPNWLPFWVNCSSGWNEEYRNNTAPKTIMLNLNHAPIRELHPGSFNGLRNVHTLDITSAQLKRLPPDVFIGMHRLVKIIASNNSLTYLERGTFRGLHKLRLLYLDLNKISRLDEGCFMDLHSLFFIGLNQNPLGSIRPGTFRELGDSLERLILRNNSITSINSSLFDGIGQKLLRLNVQDNPISEVAPGSFTNLTNVTSLSLMLTPPAPIHLYPGFYDGLESLETVFVYDQRLCCFLPSNAKCALQKPPEPLFTCRMTFLHNTAIKFFTWLLAFVTLFGNTFVLVTRLRSKRTNMVARIQSILIANLAVADLLMGLYLLIIASADAYIGNSYFWKGLAHEWRRSGMCRFAGFLSFLSSESSVFLIVLISVDRFICIVFPFLKHRFTIFTIQVCTGVIWVVALILSGTSVLLTVLDPDAYDLSDVCVGLPLIRKNINLQAEVDKDILNTIGIEVKKVVAGSSASTWQYSVAVFLGINFICFTIILVAYIAIFAKVRFSRAAVGQKGYSSNEIRMALKLSLIVATDFFCWMPIIILGIIVQSDHVVISADVYAWLIALVLPINSAINPYLYTIVDHYVGQDKSSHTSGGSGGSSN